A genomic segment from Bacillus cereus G9842 encodes:
- a CDS encoding lipoprotein BA_5634 family protein, whose protein sequence is MKGIVMKRILTIFMLTIILLISFSACSKKDNSFPANGVLIIGDENNISPIINRYQEITEENEVFSVKKGEVGNGNVLILNESTAQALIKEKLFRKQDNGSNYIIDTLPKFPKEGSLLFTSEDDKTMKSIKIGGEEIPVTYDSDAWIGNNRKYSTEWYMIVAKNSVYKEIKANEMKMHLLHLKKSLGDEKPKMSTDNTLVNENVKVKKLIKGLEGKVSFQFVTIGEKS, encoded by the coding sequence ATGAAAGGAATCGTGATGAAAAGAATATTAACTATTTTTATGTTAACTATAATACTTTTAATAAGCTTTAGTGCATGTTCTAAAAAGGACAACTCATTTCCTGCAAACGGTGTATTAATTATTGGAGATGAAAATAATATTTCACCAATTATTAATCGTTATCAGGAAATTACGGAAGAAAATGAAGTGTTTTCTGTGAAAAAAGGGGAAGTTGGAAATGGAAATGTCTTAATTTTAAATGAATCTACAGCACAAGCATTGATTAAAGAAAAACTTTTTCGAAAACAAGATAATGGCTCCAATTATATTATAGATACGTTACCGAAATTCCCAAAAGAAGGGTCACTATTATTTACAAGTGAAGACGATAAGACTATGAAAAGTATTAAAATAGGAGGGGAAGAGATTCCTGTTACATACGATAGTGATGCCTGGATAGGTAACAATCGTAAATATTCAACGGAATGGTATATGATTGTAGCAAAAAATAGTGTGTATAAAGAAATAAAGGCAAATGAAATGAAAATGCATCTTCTTCATTTGAAAAAATCTCTAGGTGACGAAAAACCTAAAATGTCGACAGATAATACATTGGTTAATGAAAATGTTAAAGTAAAAAAACTAATTAAAGGTTTGGAAGGAAAAGTATCTTTCCAGTTTGTAACGATTGGAGAAAAATCATAA
- a CDS encoding ABC transporter permease, which produces MTFRQFAFNNIFRNKRTYAAHFLSSAFSIMIFFTYALLLFHPDLQGELKSTSATISAFGTLGFSVSQGLIFVFSFFFILYSVSSFLKTRKKEFGILMMQGMSMRQLKKLLLIENMLIGLGSICIGIFIGLIFSKLVLLISASVLMINNGLPFYIPVQAVLLTVITFLFLFLIVSLFTFKMIKVTELVELIQAEEKPKPEPKSSVLLSILSLISIGYGYFSVFRFIPSTNFITLGIGVLLVIIGTYFLYTQCSVYILHLAKRRESFFLKRTNILTFSELIYRMKDNATMFFIVSIVSAVAFTAIGTTAAIGNRDLVRMTNPYTFLYGSFENDKVLNKNLSIIKKHLSDANIPYRMASSSYIYTENGVNVMKLSEYNDLAKALGYQQETIEKEDEILLIPGVVSQKQEFKNGEYKKNIEVIQGDWTKTFHVKKAVENLVLPHDSRTIYIAVQDQVYDGIPLTSDPVNKEIPYRTYGFVVDDWIKTKEISNQLKSIFDKNLRDRDFYFEALTLNLLEAKQKNGLLLMVSILVGIVFFTFAASFIYFRLYTDLDRDQQQYKMISKMGLSKGELKKVVTRQLLLMFFLPIFVAVIHTVVAYIALQQLVDFSIINSSIVILISFICIQVLYFFITRWRYLQKLYKVMEQ; this is translated from the coding sequence ATGACTTTTCGTCAGTTCGCATTTAATAATATTTTTCGCAATAAGCGTACATATGCTGCCCATTTTTTAAGTAGTGCATTTTCTATTATGATTTTCTTTACGTATGCTCTTTTATTATTTCATCCTGATTTACAAGGTGAGTTGAAATCGACAAGTGCAACAATAAGTGCATTTGGTACATTGGGATTTTCAGTTTCGCAAGGATTGATTTTTGTATTTTCATTTTTCTTCATTCTATATTCAGTTAGTTCGTTTTTAAAAACGCGTAAGAAAGAATTTGGTATTTTAATGATGCAAGGTATGTCAATGAGACAGCTTAAGAAATTATTATTAATTGAAAATATGTTGATTGGACTTGGTTCAATTTGTATAGGGATTTTCATTGGACTCATATTTTCTAAACTAGTCTTATTGATAAGTGCAAGTGTATTAATGATTAATAATGGTTTACCTTTTTATATACCAGTGCAGGCTGTATTATTAACAGTTATTACATTTCTTTTCTTGTTTTTAATTGTTTCATTATTTACATTTAAAATGATAAAAGTAACGGAACTTGTGGAACTTATTCAAGCAGAGGAAAAGCCAAAACCTGAACCGAAATCTTCAGTTTTATTATCGATACTTTCTTTAATTAGTATAGGGTATGGATATTTTTCAGTATTTCGCTTCATACCAAGTACCAATTTTATTACGCTTGGAATAGGTGTGCTTCTAGTAATCATAGGAACGTACTTTTTATATACACAGTGTAGCGTGTATATACTGCACCTTGCTAAAAGGAGAGAATCTTTCTTTTTAAAGAGAACAAATATATTAACATTTTCTGAATTAATTTACCGTATGAAAGATAATGCAACGATGTTTTTTATAGTATCTATTGTTTCAGCAGTTGCATTTACAGCAATTGGTACAACGGCCGCAATTGGAAATAGGGATTTGGTAAGGATGACAAATCCGTATACATTTTTGTATGGAAGTTTTGAAAATGACAAAGTATTGAATAAAAATCTTTCTATTATAAAAAAACACCTTTCTGATGCTAATATTCCGTATCGAATGGCTTCATCTTCATATATATACACAGAAAATGGCGTAAATGTAATGAAGTTAAGTGAATACAACGATCTTGCTAAAGCACTAGGCTATCAACAAGAAACAATTGAAAAAGAAGATGAAATTTTATTAATTCCTGGAGTCGTATCACAAAAACAAGAATTTAAAAATGGCGAGTATAAAAAGAATATAGAAGTCATTCAAGGTGACTGGACAAAGACATTTCATGTGAAAAAAGCTGTAGAAAATTTAGTTTTACCACATGATTCTAGAACTATTTATATCGCTGTTCAAGATCAGGTATATGATGGAATACCTCTTACTAGTGACCCAGTTAATAAAGAAATTCCATATCGTACTTACGGATTTGTTGTAGATGATTGGATAAAAACGAAAGAGATTTCAAATCAATTAAAGAGTATATTCGATAAAAATCTTAGGGACAGAGATTTCTACTTTGAAGCTTTAACATTAAACTTGTTGGAAGCAAAGCAAAAGAATGGTTTATTACTTATGGTAAGTATTTTAGTTGGAATCGTCTTCTTTACATTCGCCGCTAGTTTTATTTATTTCCGATTATATACAGATTTGGATCGCGACCAACAGCAATATAAAATGATTTCGAAAATGGGATTAAGTAAAGGTGAGTTGAAAAAAGTTGTAACGAGGCAGTTATTATTAATGTTCTTTTTACCAATTTTCGTTGCAGTGATTCATACTGTAGTTGCTTATATAGCATTACAGCAATTAGTCGATTTTTCTATCATAAATAGCTCTATCGTTATTTTAATTTCATTTATATGTATACAAGTTTTATATTTCTTTATAACCCGTTGGCGTTACCTGCAAAAGCTTTATAAGGTTATGGAGCAATAG
- a CDS encoding sensor histidine kinase, with product MIRLFIRDHIPVICFTIIQLLAIFLVYWFDGHNHITTALYAMFLGVFFMGSYLVFRYFTHRSFYERLANPMQSLDESVQKSDFAAVSAALQELLEVQYRHYQNQLQIQERKNNDHLTFMNQWIHQMKTPLSVIELITQDEVDSRFESINEETDRLKKGLEMALYVARLEAFTQDFYVERLQLHKIVNDSVHEHKRFFIRNFVYPELEIDKDITVESDVKWLKFLIGQILSNAIKYSSGSREKIKMKACKEGNTVILEIADNGVGIPKQDLPRVFKPFFTGENGRDFKESTGMGLYLVYEITKQLGHSVEIHSEVGKGTVVRVIFFNV from the coding sequence ATGATAAGGTTGTTTATACGTGATCATATACCAGTTATTTGCTTTACCATAATTCAACTACTAGCTATATTTCTCGTATATTGGTTTGATGGGCATAATCATATTACAACGGCGTTATACGCAATGTTTCTAGGTGTTTTCTTTATGGGAAGTTATTTAGTATTTCGTTATTTTACACATCGTTCTTTTTATGAGCGCCTAGCAAACCCGATGCAATCTTTAGATGAATCTGTTCAAAAATCTGATTTTGCAGCTGTATCGGCTGCTCTTCAAGAACTACTTGAGGTGCAATATCGACATTATCAAAATCAGCTGCAAATACAAGAGAGAAAAAATAATGACCATTTAACCTTTATGAATCAGTGGATCCATCAAATGAAAACACCTTTATCTGTAATAGAATTAATTACACAGGATGAAGTAGATTCACGTTTTGAAAGTATAAATGAGGAAACAGACCGATTAAAAAAGGGATTGGAAATGGCTCTATATGTCGCACGATTAGAAGCGTTCACACAAGATTTTTATGTAGAAAGGTTACAACTACATAAAATAGTGAATGATTCGGTACATGAACATAAACGTTTCTTTATACGGAATTTTGTATATCCAGAGCTTGAAATTGATAAGGACATTACTGTAGAAAGTGATGTGAAATGGTTAAAGTTTTTAATCGGACAAATACTATCGAATGCGATTAAGTATTCATCAGGTAGTAGAGAAAAGATTAAAATGAAAGCTTGTAAGGAAGGTAATACCGTTATACTTGAAATTGCTGATAATGGCGTAGGTATACCGAAGCAAGATTTACCAAGAGTATTCAAACCTTTCTTTACAGGAGAAAACGGTAGAGATTTTAAAGAATCAACAGGAATGGGGCTATATCTTGTATATGAAATTACAAAACAATTAGGACATAGTGTGGAAATCCATTCAGAAGTTGGTAAAGGTACGGTAGTGCGAGTAATATTTTTTAATGTGTAA
- a CDS encoding DUF3914 domain-containing protein — protein sequence MQIGSNIHTLSQPTKITPSTLEHNTISSTKLESKKVNDPIKFDIRSSEKEMKQPEHKFNELDLWKMLKDKGVPLWIILEMLQKARKEKEAQNNSVQNSNAIEETNETRLNEVM from the coding sequence ATGCAAATCGGATCAAATATTCATACATTATCTCAACCTACTAAAATAACTCCATCTACTCTTGAGCATAATACTATCTCTTCTACTAAACTGGAAAGTAAGAAAGTAAATGATCCTATCAAGTTTGATATTCGTTCATCTGAAAAAGAAATGAAACAGCCTGAGCATAAATTTAATGAATTAGATTTATGGAAGATGTTAAAGGATAAAGGTGTTCCTTTATGGATCATCCTTGAAATGCTACAAAAGGCTCGTAAAGAAAAAGAAGCCCAAAATAATTCAGTTCAAAATTCAAATGCGATTGAGGAAACAAACGAGACTCGATTAAATGAAGTAATGTAA
- a CDS encoding LysR substrate-binding domain-containing protein — protein MDIRKMKYFITVAEELNFSRAAERLMMAQPPLSQEIRKLEEELGVQLFHRTKRMVELTEAGKVFLEGARQTLLQVDRTIKETQLADEGKIGHLIIGFVDSTETVIGILKTFRERFPKIQLILREMTTDQQIKALYEKQIHIGFIRSEQNNEILSSEVCSEECLKLVLHENHPFVSLPNISIKSLVEEPFILFPRHFGTNFYDLIISYFWKYGVSLNIVQEAVQMQTIVNLVAAGMGISVVPSSVESYKKSGVMYKDILENTPEINLYAGWRKDEKSVVLKNFLTVVREVYMTSHSPSL, from the coding sequence ATGGATATTCGTAAAATGAAATATTTCATAACGGTGGCAGAAGAATTAAACTTTAGTCGTGCAGCAGAGCGTCTTATGATGGCACAACCGCCTTTAAGTCAAGAAATTCGAAAATTGGAAGAAGAATTAGGAGTTCAACTTTTTCACCGGACAAAAAGGATGGTTGAGCTTACCGAGGCGGGGAAAGTCTTTTTAGAAGGTGCTAGGCAAACATTACTTCAAGTAGATAGAACGATTAAAGAAACACAGCTTGCAGATGAAGGGAAAATCGGGCATTTAATCATCGGTTTTGTCGATTCTACAGAAACAGTTATAGGCATATTAAAAACATTTCGAGAACGTTTTCCAAAAATTCAGCTCATATTACGTGAGATGACAACAGACCAACAAATAAAAGCGCTTTACGAAAAACAAATTCATATTGGATTTATTCGTTCGGAGCAAAATAATGAAATATTATCTTCTGAAGTTTGTTCTGAAGAGTGTTTAAAGTTGGTTTTGCATGAAAATCACCCTTTCGTTTCGTTACCTAATATTTCAATCAAATCATTAGTGGAGGAACCATTCATTTTATTTCCTCGTCATTTCGGTACAAATTTTTATGATTTAATTATTAGTTACTTTTGGAAATATGGGGTAAGTTTAAATATTGTTCAAGAAGCAGTTCAAATGCAAACGATTGTAAACTTAGTTGCAGCTGGAATGGGGATTTCTGTCGTTCCATCCTCGGTGGAAAGCTATAAAAAATCAGGAGTGATGTATAAAGATATTCTAGAAAATACACCGGAAATAAATTTATATGCTGGATGGAGGAAGGATGAAAAGTCTGTCGTGTTAAAGAACTTTTTAACAGTTGTTAGAGAGGTTTATATGACTTCCCACAGCCCATCTTTATAG
- a CDS encoding aldo/keto reductase family protein, with translation MEFSKLGNSGLTVSKIAYGNWINHGGKVNEDTANDCVKAALDVGITTFDTADVYSDTIAEEVLGRSLQGIRRESIELCTKVCHPTGPGKNDRGLSRKHIIENCNASLKRLQTDYIDIYYAHRFDITTPLEETMLAFSDLVRQGKVLYLGVSEWTSEQITRGAALARELNIPFIASQPQYSMLWRVIETDVIPTCQREGLGQIVWSPLAQGILTGKYQPGKPLPNQSRANSDAGKPFFDKLVQRWMSDDVLTAIQEIKPIAQEINLTLSQLAVAWVLQNPAVSSAIIGASNPEQIRENVIASSVKLQPEIMDQIDSVLKGFAEYDTSKTG, from the coding sequence ATGGAATTTAGTAAACTAGGAAACAGTGGATTAACAGTAAGTAAAATCGCATACGGGAACTGGATAAACCATGGTGGAAAAGTAAACGAAGATACTGCAAATGATTGTGTAAAAGCCGCACTAGATGTTGGAATTACAACGTTCGATACTGCTGATGTTTATTCGGACACGATAGCTGAGGAAGTACTTGGCCGATCTTTGCAAGGTATACGCCGAGAAAGTATAGAACTATGTACAAAAGTATGCCATCCGACCGGTCCTGGAAAAAATGATCGTGGATTATCAAGAAAACATATTATAGAAAATTGTAATGCATCGTTAAAACGATTACAGACAGACTATATCGATATTTATTATGCACATAGATTTGATATAACAACTCCTCTTGAGGAAACAATGTTAGCTTTCTCAGATCTTGTAAGACAAGGTAAGGTTCTCTATTTAGGCGTAAGCGAATGGACATCAGAACAAATTACCCGTGGTGCAGCACTTGCACGCGAATTGAACATTCCATTTATCGCTAGCCAACCTCAATATTCGATGTTATGGCGAGTTATTGAAACTGATGTGATTCCAACATGTCAACGTGAGGGACTTGGCCAAATCGTATGGTCGCCACTTGCACAAGGTATTCTTACAGGAAAATATCAACCTGGTAAACCATTACCGAATCAATCGCGTGCTAACTCCGATGCTGGAAAACCGTTTTTTGACAAACTCGTGCAACGTTGGATGAGTGATGATGTGCTTACCGCTATCCAGGAAATTAAACCTATCGCACAAGAAATTAACCTTACCTTATCTCAACTCGCAGTTGCTTGGGTATTACAAAATCCAGCTGTTTCTTCTGCAATTATTGGTGCTTCAAATCCGGAACAAATAAGAGAAAATGTAATTGCTTCTAGTGTTAAATTGCAACCTGAAATTATGGATCAGATTGACAGTGTATTAAAAGGTTTCGCTGAGTATGATACTAGTAAAACAGGTTGA
- the abc-f gene encoding ribosomal protection-like ABC-F family protein, producing MKELLKLNDVYVEIKENMLLEKMNVTVKQGDVIGLIGKNGAGKSTLLQLINGKIEPSKGIVEWQQMNMTTAYVEQEIESFISNDVIAKEAELLAKWGVPTNDFHTLSGGEKLKIRLAKGFAKNPNVLILDEPTNHLDEMSTEFLIKQIKNMKGTVIVVSHDRYFLDVVATKIWSIEDKKLIDHSGNYTSYMKAREQRRKSQQREYEKQQKKIEQVETHIKELSSWSQKAHAQSTKQESFKEFYRVKAKRMDAQVKSKRKRLEKELEKTKVERVKEEYSIEFSIQASKKVGKRFLEVKQLKKEFNGKALFENVNFTIQHGEKVAIVGPNGSGKTTLLKMIMGAETAEGEIWISPSANIGYLTQEVFDLPLDKTPEDLFFKETFEERGKVQNLMKHLGFQASQWKEPIEHMSMGERVKCKLMAYILDEKDVLILDEPTNHLDLPSREQLENTLAEYNGTLIIVSHDRYFLEKTTNIKLVFLNNTIQKQLEEPTKTRDNIEELRLTLETERQEVLGKLSFLTSNDKEYKELDERFIELTKQIKAL from the coding sequence ATGAAAGAACTATTAAAATTAAATGATGTTTATGTTGAAATAAAAGAAAATATGTTGTTAGAGAAAATGAATGTGACAGTAAAACAAGGGGATGTTATCGGATTAATTGGTAAAAACGGTGCTGGTAAATCAACGTTACTTCAATTAATAAATGGAAAGATTGAGCCTTCAAAAGGGATTGTTGAATGGCAGCAAATGAATATGACAACCGCATATGTTGAGCAAGAAATAGAATCTTTTATTAGTAACGATGTAATTGCAAAAGAAGCAGAACTGCTTGCGAAATGGGGCGTGCCAACGAACGATTTTCATACTTTAAGTGGTGGTGAAAAGTTAAAAATTCGATTAGCAAAAGGATTTGCTAAAAATCCTAATGTCTTAATATTAGACGAACCGACAAATCATTTAGATGAAATGAGTACGGAATTTCTCATTAAACAAATAAAAAATATGAAAGGTACAGTTATCGTTGTATCGCATGATCGATATTTTTTAGATGTTGTCGCAACAAAAATATGGTCAATTGAGGACAAAAAATTAATTGACCATAGTGGTAATTATACAAGTTACATGAAAGCACGTGAGCAAAGAAGGAAGTCGCAGCAGCGAGAATATGAAAAGCAGCAAAAAAAGATAGAACAAGTAGAAACACATATAAAAGAATTAAGTTCATGGTCACAAAAGGCACACGCGCAGTCTACAAAACAAGAAAGTTTTAAAGAGTTTTATCGTGTAAAAGCGAAACGAATGGATGCGCAAGTGAAGTCAAAAAGAAAACGTCTCGAAAAAGAGCTGGAGAAAACGAAAGTAGAACGTGTGAAAGAAGAGTATTCAATTGAGTTCTCTATTCAAGCGAGTAAAAAAGTAGGAAAACGCTTTTTAGAAGTAAAGCAATTAAAAAAAGAATTTAATGGAAAAGCATTATTTGAAAACGTTAATTTTACAATTCAGCACGGTGAGAAAGTTGCAATTGTTGGACCAAACGGTAGCGGGAAAACAACATTACTGAAGATGATTATGGGAGCGGAAACTGCTGAAGGAGAAATATGGATTTCACCATCTGCAAACATCGGTTATTTAACACAAGAGGTTTTTGATTTGCCACTGGACAAAACGCCAGAAGATTTATTTTTTAAAGAGACGTTTGAAGAAAGAGGAAAAGTCCAAAATTTAATGAAACATTTAGGGTTCCAAGCTTCTCAATGGAAAGAGCCGATTGAGCATATGAGTATGGGAGAAAGAGTAAAATGTAAGCTAATGGCTTATATTTTAGATGAAAAAGATGTACTCATTTTAGATGAACCGACGAATCACTTGGATCTACCTTCACGTGAACAACTTGAAAATACATTAGCTGAGTATAACGGAACATTAATAATTGTTTCTCACGATCGATATTTTCTAGAGAAAACAACTAACATAAAACTCGTGTTTTTAAACAATACGATACAAAAGCAGCTAGAAGAACCTACTAAAACAAGAGATAATATTGAAGAGCTACGTTTAACGTTAGAAACAGAGAGACAAGAAGTATTAGGGAAATTAAGCTTTTTAACTTCTAACGACAAAGAATATAAAGAACTTGATGAACGATTTATAGAACTTACGAAGCAGATAAAGGCGTTATAA
- a CDS encoding ABC transporter ATP-binding protein, with amino-acid sequence MEILQANSISKVYRGKVPFKALVDIDLSIQEGEFVGIMGPSGSGKTTLLNMVSTIDSPSSGEIFINGTNPFQLSSEELALFRRKQLGFVFQSFNLLSTLTVKENIVLPMTLDGVSVQDMNKRVEEIAQKLNIIDILSKRTFEISGGQAQRTAIARAIVHKPQLLLADEPTGNLDSKSSNDVMEMLDTLNKEEKATMMLVTHDPYAASFCSRVIFIKDGQLYNEIYCGESRQTFYQKIMDVLSLLGGKRHDFSSVRI; translated from the coding sequence ATGGAAATTTTGCAGGCAAATAGTATTAGTAAAGTATATAGAGGGAAAGTACCTTTTAAAGCATTAGTAGATATTGATTTATCAATTCAAGAAGGTGAATTTGTAGGAATTATGGGCCCGTCAGGTAGTGGGAAAACAACGTTATTAAATATGGTATCTACTATTGATTCTCCATCATCGGGAGAAATATTTATTAATGGTACAAATCCTTTCCAATTATCATCAGAAGAATTAGCGTTATTCCGCAGAAAACAATTAGGATTTGTTTTCCAATCATTTAATCTTCTTAGCACACTTACTGTAAAAGAAAACATCGTATTGCCGATGACTTTAGATGGTGTTTCTGTGCAAGATATGAACAAACGAGTGGAAGAGATTGCACAGAAATTAAACATTATAGATATATTGAGTAAAAGAACGTTTGAAATATCAGGGGGACAAGCTCAAAGAACAGCAATTGCTCGTGCGATCGTTCATAAGCCGCAATTGTTACTTGCAGATGAACCAACAGGGAATTTAGACTCTAAATCTTCAAATGATGTAATGGAGATGCTTGATACTCTAAATAAAGAAGAAAAAGCAACGATGATGTTAGTTACACATGATCCGTATGCAGCGAGCTTTTGCAGCCGAGTAATCTTTATTAAAGATGGTCAACTATATAACGAAATTTATTGTGGTGAAAGTAGGCAAACTTTTTATCAAAAGATTATGGATGTCCTTTCTTTGTTAGGAGGGAAAAGGCATGACTTTTCGTCAGTTCGCATTTAA
- a CDS encoding response regulator transcription factor, with protein MVKIMIVEDDMKIAELLSTHVAKYGYQGVIVSDFQNVLNIFLEEQPELVLLDINLPSFDGYFWCRQIRGVSTCPILFISAREGTMDQVMALENGGDDFIPKPFHYEVVVAKIRSHLRRAYGDYAPKLEERMIEQQGLCLYPERLVLKLRNDEIDITRNEAILLETLMKNYPRVVSREVLLNKLWDSESYVDDNTLSVNTTRVRKKLQTLHIEGAIETIRSVGYRLHITWDNGIEK; from the coding sequence ATGGTCAAAATTATGATTGTAGAAGACGATATGAAAATTGCAGAACTATTATCGACACATGTTGCGAAATATGGTTATCAAGGAGTTATTGTATCGGACTTTCAAAATGTATTAAACATTTTTTTAGAAGAACAACCAGAGTTAGTTTTATTAGATATTAATTTACCGAGTTTTGATGGGTACTTTTGGTGTCGTCAAATTCGCGGAGTTTCAACATGTCCGATACTATTCATTTCGGCCCGTGAAGGCACGATGGATCAAGTTATGGCGTTAGAAAACGGTGGCGATGATTTTATTCCGAAGCCTTTTCATTATGAAGTTGTAGTGGCGAAAATTCGTAGTCATTTAAGACGTGCATATGGAGATTATGCACCGAAACTAGAAGAGCGAATGATTGAGCAACAAGGCCTTTGTTTATATCCTGAAAGGCTTGTATTGAAACTTAGAAACGACGAAATTGATATAACGAGAAACGAAGCTATTTTATTAGAGACATTAATGAAAAATTATCCGCGTGTTGTGAGTAGAGAAGTGTTACTTAATAAATTATGGGATAGTGAATCTTATGTTGATGATAATACATTAAGTGTAAATACAACACGTGTGCGTAAAAAGTTACAAACGTTACATATAGAAGGTGCGATTGAAACGATTCGTAGTGTTGGATATAGATTGCACATTACTTGGGATAATGGTATAGAAAAATGA
- a CDS encoding GNAT family N-acetyltransferase, with protein sequence MGEESSTKLFRIDCGDIYLQGFMVKDAESIYKIANQPEIEKFLPDWKSTKEQRVDWIANYEIPANKAFLEAVKTTNNIDNHMLKLGIFKEATNECIGWCCTGMKEELPSPNREIMYAISNKHQNHGYATKATKGLIDYLFKETNLIVLNAITLINNVPSNKVIKKCGFTYLSEHKIANQLYNHYVLSKSEWIKNIVQ encoded by the coding sequence ATGGGAGAAGAGAGTTCAACTAAGTTATTTAGAATAGATTGTGGAGATATATACTTGCAAGGGTTTATGGTCAAAGATGCAGAAAGTATTTATAAAATAGCCAATCAACCGGAAATAGAAAAGTTTTTACCAGACTGGAAATCGACGAAAGAACAAAGGGTGGATTGGATTGCAAATTATGAAATACCAGCAAACAAAGCATTTCTTGAGGCAGTGAAAACTACGAATAACATAGATAATCATATGTTAAAGCTAGGAATATTTAAGGAAGCTACAAATGAATGCATTGGATGGTGCTGCACAGGCATGAAAGAAGAACTCCCTTCACCAAACAGAGAGATAATGTATGCTATCTCAAATAAACATCAAAATCATGGCTATGCTACAAAAGCGACTAAAGGCTTAATTGACTATTTGTTTAAAGAAACAAATTTAATTGTCCTTAACGCAATTACTTTAATTAACAATGTACCATCAAATAAAGTTATTAAAAAATGCGGGTTTACTTATTTGAGTGAACACAAGATAGCAAATCAACTATATAATCATTATGTATTGAGTAAATCTGAATGGATAAAAAATATTGTGCAGTAA